The DNA window AACCGCACGTCGGATGCCATTCTGCACCGATTGGTGGAAGAGCACGGACTCGCAGACCATCTGGACGAGGTAGAGAACAAGGGCGCGGGTGAGCGGGAGTAGGACCAAACACATCCCCCAACACTCGTTCCTCCTCCACGCCTACCCCCCATTCGTCCACGCTCAAACAGATGATTCCTGATTCGCTGCGCGAGACCTTGGAAACCCATCTTGACGTGACGATTGATAGTGTCGCGGCAGTGGGAGGCGGCTGCATTGCCAATGCCTGCCGGGTCGAAACTGACGGTGCGCCCTTTTTTCTAAAATACGGCGACGAAGAGGTAGCGCGCACCTTCCCGGGTGAGGCGGCGGGCCTGGAGGCACTCGCGGCCGCCGACAGTCCACTGACCGTCCCGTCCATCCGTGAAACTGCCCCGCCCACGGACGACCGCCCCGGCTTTCTCGTGATGGAGTGGATCAATTCCGGACGCAGAGGCCGTCGGTTCTGGGAGCGGTTTGGGGAAGGACTGGCCGCACTACACCGTCACGCTGCCGAGGCGTACGGCTTCGACGATGACAACTTCATCGGCCAGTCGCCGCAACCGAACGAGTGGATGGACGAGTGGCCAGCCTTTTTCCGATCGCAGCGGCTGGAGCCGCAGGTGCAAATGGCCCGGGAGCGCGGCCGGTGGCAGTCCTCGTGGAATCGTCCGCTGGAGACCCTGTATCGGCGCCTGCCCGAGCTTCTGCCGGAAACCCCCGACGCCTCGGTCCTCCACGGCGATTTGTGGAAGGGCAACTTCATGGTGACGGCGGTGGGCGAGCCTGCGATTATCGATCCGGCCACGTACTATGGCCACCGAGAAGCGGACCTCGCCATGACGGAGCTCTTTGGGGGCTTCCAAGATCGCTTCTACGACGCCTACCGCTCGGCCTGGGCTCTGGACCCCGGCTACGAGACGCGTCGCGACATCTACAACCTGTACCACCTGCTCAACCATCTCAACCTCTTCGGCGCAGGCTACGCGAACTCTGTGCAGCGGACGCTCAACGCAGTGGTCTAGCGCCTTCGTGCTATTGGCCCTCCTTCCGTTTCCCTTTCTTCTCCATGGTCAATTAGCGGGAGCAGCAATAGCTCAATCTCGCCCAGGAGCTTTCGACCGGAAAATCGTCTCGAAATTGCCCTTGGATATGAGCGAGCCGGTCGTTACCCTATTATCAATCTTGATGGGAGCTTCGACAGATATTCCTGCGTGAGCAACGAGCCGCGCTTCGCCGACAGGCCGACGCTCCACGGTCCTTTCCACGATCGGGATCCTCCAAACTGACCGCCCCCGTTCGATGCGCTCCCTGCTTGCTCCCCTCCTCTTACTGGCCCTTCTGCTTCCGCTTTCGTCGCCTCGTGCCCAGGTAGTGTCGACGGCCAACGGACGGGTGGAAGGCACTCCCGTATCCGACGGGGTGCACGCCTTCAAAGGCATTCCCTATGCCAAGCCCCCGATCGGGGAGCGTCGCTGGCGCCCCCCCCAACCGGTCGAATCGTGGAGCGGGGTGCGCTCGGCCACCCGCTTCGGCCCCCGCTGCATGCAGACCCGTCCCTACGGCGATATGATTTTCCGAAGCGCGGGCATGAGTGAAGACTGCCTTTACCTGAACGTATGGACCCCGGCCGATGCCCCCACAGGATCGTTGCCGGTGCTGGTCTACTTTTACGGCGGCGGGTTCATCGCGGGCGACGGCTCGGAGCCTCGCTATGATGGAGCGAGCATGGCCCGGGAAGACATTGTCGTGGTGACGCTCAACTACCGTCTCGGCGTGTTCGGCTTCATGGCCCATCCAGCCCTTACTGCCGAGTCGCCAGAACAGGCCTCCGGCAACTACGGGCTGCTGGACCAGGCACAGGCCCTCCGCTGGGTGCAAAACAACATTGCGGCCTTCGGGGGCGACCCCGATCGGGTAACGATTGGAGGAGAATCGGCCGGATCAATGTCGGTGAGCGGCCACCTCGCATCGCCCCTGTCAACGGGACGATTTGCACGAGCCATCGGGGAAAGCGGGGCCCTGCTGGGCGCTCTTTCCCCCTCCTCACTCGCCGACGCGGAGGAAAAAGGCAGCCGATTTGCCGATCAGGTGGGGGCCGATTCCCTTGCCGAGTTGCGTGCCCTGTCGTCGTCACGACTATTAGAACATGCGGCCAAACCCACTGCGCCCCGGTTTGGCGTTACAGTGGACGGC is part of the Salinibacter sp. 10B genome and encodes:
- a CDS encoding fructosamine kinase family protein; this encodes MIPDSLRETLETHLDVTIDSVAAVGGGCIANACRVETDGAPFFLKYGDEEVARTFPGEAAGLEALAAADSPLTVPSIRETAPPTDDRPGFLVMEWINSGRRGRRFWERFGEGLAALHRHAAEAYGFDDDNFIGQSPQPNEWMDEWPAFFRSQRLEPQVQMARERGRWQSSWNRPLETLYRRLPELLPETPDASVLHGDLWKGNFMVTAVGEPAIIDPATYYGHREADLAMTELFGGFQDRFYDAYRSAWALDPGYETRRDIYNLYHLLNHLNLFGAGYANSVQRTLNAVV
- a CDS encoding carboxylesterase/lipase family protein, with the translated sequence MRSLLAPLLLLALLLPLSSPRAQVVSTANGRVEGTPVSDGVHAFKGIPYAKPPIGERRWRPPQPVESWSGVRSATRFGPRCMQTRPYGDMIFRSAGMSEDCLYLNVWTPADAPTGSLPVLVYFYGGGFIAGDGSEPRYDGASMAREDIVVVTLNYRLGVFGFMAHPALTAESPEQASGNYGLLDQAQALRWVQNNIAAFGGDPDRVTIGGESAGSMSVSGHLASPLSTGRFARAIGESGALLGALSPSSLADAEEKGSRFADQVGADSLAELRALSSSRLLEHAAKPTAPRFGVTVDGHFLSMPPSEVYAEKEQARVPLLVGWNSKESDYRAIIGNDPPTPTVYKSAVRDLYGDRADRALELYAANTWTEVLQAGTDLASDRFMGYPTWKWSDRHRRTGPPVYRYFYTHPRPPMKPGKGNNVPGLAGTNENAGRITPPRGAVHAAEIEYALGTLDTNDIYAWTPTDRTVSRYMKSYFANFIKTGDPNGEALPAWPMAGSDEQAMVMRLNATPEAVPARHPDRYQFLDAVASE